Proteins from a single region of Fundulus heteroclitus isolate FHET01 chromosome 12, MU-UCD_Fhet_4.1, whole genome shotgun sequence:
- the arl6ip4 gene encoding ADP-ribosylation factor-like protein 6-interacting protein 4 isoform X2 — protein MNRSRSSSKTAGERKTEKKKRIRSSSSSSSTSSSSSRSRSAKKSSAKKKKTDGREQRKRRTRSSSSSSTASSSSSSSSSSSSTSSDERRKRKKSKALKKKLKKQKAKLKKQRKKEKKKLKRKEKKLKKEAEALQRPAEKPPSLPEVMQTEAVEEVELGPVMTDEQKARLATKRPLTKEEYEARQSVIRRVVDPETGRTRLVRGEGEIIEEIVTRDKHKEINKQATTGDGNAFQRKLGMNR, from the exons ATGAATCGCAGCAGATCGTCGAGCAAAACTGCCGGAGAGAGAAAAACCGAGAAAAAGAAACGCATACggtcctcttcttcctcctcctccacctcctcctcctccagcaggaGCAGGTCGGCCAAGAAAAGCTCtgcgaagaagaagaaga CAGATGGGAGGGAGCAACGAAAGAGGAGGACCCgctcctcatcttcatcatccactgcctcctcgtcttcctcttcgtcgtcctcctcctcctccacttcaAGCGacgagaggaggaagaggaaaaagagcAAAGccctgaagaagaagctgaagaagcAGAAGGCCAAGCTGAAGAAGCAgaggaaaaaggagaagaagaagctgaagcgGAAGGAgaagaagctgaagaaggaggCCGAGGCGCTGCAGAGGCCAGCGGAGAAGCCTCCGTCCCTCCCGGAGGTGATGCAGACCGAAGCTGTGGAGGAGGTGGAGCTGGGGCCAG TCATGACCGACGAGCAGAAGGCCCGGCTCGCCACTAAGAGACCCCTGACCAAGGAGGAGTACGAGGCCCGGCAGAGCGTGATCCGCAGGGTGGTGGACCCTGAAACGGGAAGAACCAG GCTGGtgagaggagagggagagatCATCGAGGAGATAGTGACCCgagacaaacacaaagagaTCAACAAG CAAGCTACGACGGGAGACGGGAACGCCTTCCAGAGAAAGCTGGGCATGAACAGGTAG
- the arl6ip4 gene encoding ADP-ribosylation factor-like protein 6-interacting protein 4 isoform X1 has protein sequence MNRSRSSSKTAGERKTEKKKRIRSSSSSSSTSSSSSRSRSAKKSSAKKKKKTDGREQRKRRTRSSSSSSTASSSSSSSSSSSSTSSDERRKRKKSKALKKKLKKQKAKLKKQRKKEKKKLKRKEKKLKKEAEALQRPAEKPPSLPEVMQTEAVEEVELGPVMTDEQKARLATKRPLTKEEYEARQSVIRRVVDPETGRTRLVRGEGEIIEEIVTRDKHKEINKQATTGDGNAFQRKLGMNR, from the exons ATGAATCGCAGCAGATCGTCGAGCAAAACTGCCGGAGAGAGAAAAACCGAGAAAAAGAAACGCATACggtcctcttcttcctcctcctccacctcctcctcctccagcaggaGCAGGTCGGCCAAGAAAAGCTCtgcgaagaagaagaagaagacag ATGGGAGGGAGCAACGAAAGAGGAGGACCCgctcctcatcttcatcatccactgcctcctcgtcttcctcttcgtcgtcctcctcctcctccacttcaAGCGacgagaggaggaagaggaaaaagagcAAAGccctgaagaagaagctgaagaagcAGAAGGCCAAGCTGAAGAAGCAgaggaaaaaggagaagaagaagctgaagcgGAAGGAgaagaagctgaagaaggaggCCGAGGCGCTGCAGAGGCCAGCGGAGAAGCCTCCGTCCCTCCCGGAGGTGATGCAGACCGAAGCTGTGGAGGAGGTGGAGCTGGGGCCAG TCATGACCGACGAGCAGAAGGCCCGGCTCGCCACTAAGAGACCCCTGACCAAGGAGGAGTACGAGGCCCGGCAGAGCGTGATCCGCAGGGTGGTGGACCCTGAAACGGGAAGAACCAG GCTGGtgagaggagagggagagatCATCGAGGAGATAGTGACCCgagacaaacacaaagagaTCAACAAG CAAGCTACGACGGGAGACGGGAACGCCTTCCAGAGAAAGCTGGGCATGAACAGGTAG